One window of Mixophyes fleayi isolate aMixFle1 chromosome 3, aMixFle1.hap1, whole genome shotgun sequence genomic DNA carries:
- the LOC142144695 gene encoding heme-binding protein 2-like, which translates to MESRNLMLLVLFAVFGTTVVAEQSASFCRELDCPKYQLVKQYDNFEHRTYEETRWVTTSLKLDFFSIGMVTSFRRLFKYISGENSEELKINMTVPVVTSVPLQKPPVHNSTMCFFVPHALENPPNPSNPAVYLVTYPSMSVYVKSFDGYALEATYTKQAKALAEDLKTLGLQFEDSFFLRAGYNDPFTLFNRHNEVWFYAV; encoded by the exons ATGGAGTCCAGGAATCTGATGCTTCTGGTCTTGTTCGCTGTGTTCGGGACCACTGTGGTGGCTGAACAATCTGCTTCATTCTGCCGTGAGCTCGACTGTCCAAAGTACCAGTTGGTGAAGCAATATGAC AATTTTGAACATCGCACCTATGAAGAAACCCGCTGGGTAACCACCTCGCTGAAATTGGATTTCTTTAGCATTGGAATGGTGACAAGCTTTAGACGCCTGTTTAAATATATCTCAGGAGAGAACTCTGAAG AACTAAAGATTAATATGACTGTACCTGTGGTGACTAGTGTTCCATTACAAAAGCCACCAGTTCATAATTCTACAATGTGCTTCTTTGTGCCACATGCATTGGAGAATCCCCCAAATCCATCAAACCCTGCGGTTTATCTTGTGACCTATCCTTCAATGTCTGTATATGTCAA GAGTTTTGATGGCTATGCCTTAGAAGCTACATATACCAAGCAAGCTAAAGCCCTGGCAGAAGATCTGAAGACCCTTGGACTTCAATTTGAAGACTCATTCTTTCTACGTGCTGGCTATAACGATCCTTTTACATTGTTCAACCGTCACAATGAAGTGTGGTTCTATGCAGTGTGA